One window of the SAR324 cluster bacterium genome contains the following:
- a CDS encoding (2Fe-2S)-binding protein: MSKHSITIEINGESFTREVDSRKLLIHFLRDDLALTG; encoded by the coding sequence ATGTCGAAGCATAGCATCACGATTGAAATTAATGGCGAATCATTCACCCGAGAGGTAGATTCCCGAAAATTGTTGATCCATTTTCTCCGCGATGACCTAGCTCTGACCGGC